From the Polyangiaceae bacterium genome, one window contains:
- a CDS encoding tetratricopeptide repeat protein → MSEEESNLPVIWTGIGLTLAAALGIVFWMWIRSSSSSDSSHLATACANGDRLACSSACSATPSDPDACLRLGIALSEGSDADAQRSVQLLNKACLAGNADGCARLGRAQYNGKGTARDPLAAEKNFIKACDQNNALGCAGLGHLLLFGRGGTGADPKRGVELAKRACDAGEQRGCALLGLASLNGIGVARDPQKARQYFKSACDGKENRGCLGLSVLKYHGQGGIERDPEAAVGEFRKFCDGELEDACAYVGMAHLSGIGAERDVPRAVRVLQRACDRAPPAGCALLGELYAGAASGNPDIEKAVSYFERACNHGLPDGCAAYGRALVVGGPGITRDIARGTKLVRESCDAGSPHGCTTLALFELSGGSTVKRDPASALKRAKAACDSGFPPGCTLLGGLVVQGLDGEPDIKRAGDLFRRGCEGGDGNGCAYYGAQMLEGQGVDKDVKKGMEILERACRAQGSLQGCSMHARALVLGQGGKGRIAEGAERAEKLCHFGEVQSCLVAGVAYGQGKGVKRDVPRAAGLVVRACAAGFGPACKLAERLPKDVVAKAKAALNPAKSNGPDAGTSAATTAPPG, encoded by the coding sequence ATGAGCGAAGAGGAATCCAACCTGCCGGTGATCTGGACCGGCATCGGCCTGACCCTCGCAGCCGCGCTGGGAATCGTCTTCTGGATGTGGATCCGGAGCAGCTCCAGCAGCGATTCGAGCCATTTGGCGACGGCCTGTGCGAATGGCGACCGGCTGGCGTGCTCGAGTGCCTGTAGCGCCACGCCGTCGGATCCCGACGCATGCTTGCGACTTGGCATCGCTCTGTCGGAAGGCAGCGACGCCGACGCTCAACGCTCGGTGCAACTGCTGAACAAGGCCTGTCTCGCCGGAAACGCAGACGGCTGCGCTCGCCTGGGGCGCGCGCAGTACAACGGCAAGGGCACAGCTCGTGACCCGCTCGCCGCCGAGAAGAACTTCATCAAAGCATGCGACCAGAACAACGCACTAGGCTGCGCGGGTCTCGGTCACCTGCTGCTCTTCGGCCGTGGGGGTACGGGTGCTGATCCCAAGCGCGGAGTCGAGCTGGCCAAGCGAGCCTGCGATGCGGGCGAACAGCGCGGCTGTGCGTTGCTTGGCCTCGCGTCGCTGAACGGCATCGGCGTCGCGCGCGACCCGCAGAAGGCGCGGCAGTACTTCAAGTCTGCCTGTGATGGCAAAGAGAACCGCGGCTGTCTCGGTCTCTCGGTCCTCAAGTACCACGGACAAGGCGGCATCGAGCGTGATCCCGAGGCCGCCGTCGGCGAGTTCCGCAAGTTCTGCGACGGCGAACTGGAAGACGCCTGCGCCTACGTGGGAATGGCGCATCTGTCTGGGATCGGTGCGGAACGGGACGTCCCTCGCGCCGTGCGTGTGCTCCAGCGCGCCTGTGACCGGGCACCCCCGGCTGGCTGCGCGCTCTTGGGAGAACTCTACGCGGGCGCCGCAAGCGGCAACCCGGACATCGAGAAGGCCGTGTCCTACTTCGAACGCGCCTGCAACCACGGGCTGCCGGATGGCTGCGCTGCCTATGGCCGCGCCTTGGTCGTCGGTGGTCCAGGCATCACTCGCGACATCGCGCGAGGCACCAAGCTGGTGCGAGAGTCCTGTGATGCCGGCAGCCCCCACGGCTGCACGACGCTCGCGTTGTTCGAGCTGTCCGGTGGCTCCACAGTGAAGCGCGACCCGGCTAGCGCCCTGAAGCGCGCGAAGGCCGCGTGCGACAGCGGCTTCCCCCCCGGTTGCACCTTGCTCGGAGGACTCGTGGTGCAGGGGCTGGACGGCGAGCCCGACATCAAACGTGCGGGCGATCTGTTCCGACGTGGCTGTGAAGGAGGCGATGGCAACGGCTGCGCGTACTACGGCGCGCAGATGCTCGAGGGTCAGGGCGTCGACAAGGACGTGAAAAAGGGCATGGAGATCCTCGAGCGTGCATGCCGCGCGCAAGGATCGCTGCAGGGGTGCAGTATGCACGCGCGGGCGTTGGTGCTGGGCCAGGGCGGCAAGGGGCGCATCGCCGAGGGCGCCGAACGCGCGGAAAAGCTCTGCCACTTCGGGGAGGTGCAGTCCTGCCTCGTCGCTGGCGTCGCCTACGGGCAAGGCAAGGGGGTCAAGCGAGACGTGCCGCGCGCGGCTGGGCTCGTGGTGCGCGCCTGCGCGGCGGGCTTCGGCCCCGCCTGCAAGCTAGCGGAACGTCTGCCCAAGGACGTGGTGGCCAAGGCCAAGGCCGCGCTGAATCCTGCGAAATCCAACGGTCCGGACGCGGGAACGAGCGCGGCAACGACCGCACCTCCAGGCTGA
- a CDS encoding HAD-IIB family hydrolase, translating into MLPLAQLAPKEARSLRGLLFDLDDTFLDHGRLHPTAYASLFEMREAGLELVAVTGRPALWAELVCRQWPLSGAIAENGNLAFAPIDGRVRRLDPVAGAERALRQQNLAKHCAELRRRFPDLVPTSDAVARGSDFTFDIGEYVQVAPERVREVMTAARQLGCCAERSSVHLHVTLDRHDKATGSLRFLREHFGVDPTLARHRYAYVGDSENDAPCFSAFHTTIGVRNLRGRPSMLPRFVTEGERSAGFVELARRLIQARSGQNQG; encoded by the coding sequence GTGCTGCCCCTCGCCCAACTGGCGCCGAAAGAGGCGCGAAGCCTCCGCGGCCTTCTGTTCGACCTGGACGACACGTTCCTCGACCACGGCCGACTCCATCCGACTGCGTATGCATCCCTTTTCGAAATGCGCGAAGCCGGCCTCGAGTTGGTGGCCGTGACAGGACGTCCCGCGCTGTGGGCCGAGCTGGTCTGTCGCCAGTGGCCGCTCAGCGGAGCCATCGCGGAGAACGGGAACCTCGCCTTCGCGCCGATCGATGGGCGAGTTCGACGCTTGGACCCGGTGGCGGGCGCGGAGCGCGCACTTCGACAGCAGAACTTGGCCAAGCATTGCGCTGAGCTGCGACGACGGTTCCCCGACCTCGTCCCGACCAGCGATGCAGTGGCGAGGGGAAGTGACTTCACCTTCGACATCGGCGAGTACGTACAGGTCGCTCCTGAGCGGGTGCGGGAGGTCATGACCGCGGCCCGTCAGCTGGGTTGCTGCGCGGAACGCTCGAGCGTGCACCTGCACGTGACCCTGGACCGTCACGACAAGGCCACGGGCAGCCTCCGGTTCTTGCGCGAGCACTTTGGAGTCGACCCCACCCTTGCACGCCATCGCTACGCCTACGTGGGCGACAGCGAGAACGACGCCCCCTGCTTCTCCGCGTTCCACACCACCATCGGCGTGCGCAATCTGCGGGGCCGTCCCAGCATGCTGCCGCGCTTCGTGACCGAGGGCGAGCGCAGCGCCGGCTTCGTGGAGTTGGCACGCCGCCTGATCCAAGCGCGAAGCGGGCAAAATCAAGGGTGA
- a CDS encoding DUF2330 domain-containing protein: MPVSLLLRRLVFAATLLPLLACLIPSDAAACGGFFLRPALEGERRPSLSYEQTLILFDEGKHREHFIRDVTFNAAGETFGFVVPTPSRPQVDKVKKSPFAALRRSFPFRRRPMPSGAGFGSGKGRGIGLGGGGVTVLEQKKVGSFTAFVLAATDEKALSAWLAKNKLVSTPEADTWLAHYVKMKFFYVALRYDGDKKGAAAPDIRAETMRISFDAPVPYYPYFEPSQPKGVSQSDSRMLELWVASAHAAVPVAAKREGERVTWVKPMAEGDQHLNARESLALALGDEKKWLPEGDLRVQTFIDQKRSREGYGDVLFVARDKRELDAATLDQLKALLPILDPSLVGGGE; the protein is encoded by the coding sequence ATGCCGGTATCTCTTCTGCTCAGACGACTCGTGTTCGCCGCCACGCTCCTTCCGCTGTTGGCGTGCTTGATCCCGAGCGACGCTGCCGCATGTGGTGGATTCTTCCTGCGTCCGGCCCTCGAGGGGGAGCGGCGACCTTCCCTCTCCTACGAGCAGACTCTCATTCTGTTCGACGAGGGCAAGCACCGCGAACACTTCATCCGCGACGTCACCTTCAACGCTGCAGGTGAGACCTTCGGCTTCGTGGTGCCGACGCCCAGTCGGCCCCAAGTCGACAAAGTGAAGAAGAGTCCTTTCGCCGCTCTGCGACGCAGCTTCCCTTTTCGTCGCAGACCCATGCCGTCTGGGGCGGGCTTCGGCAGTGGCAAAGGTCGCGGCATCGGCCTCGGCGGCGGTGGAGTCACGGTTCTGGAACAGAAGAAAGTGGGCAGCTTCACGGCCTTCGTCTTGGCGGCAACCGACGAGAAAGCGCTCTCTGCCTGGCTCGCCAAGAACAAGTTGGTCAGCACGCCCGAGGCGGACACCTGGCTGGCGCACTACGTGAAGATGAAGTTCTTTTACGTCGCCCTGCGCTACGACGGCGACAAGAAGGGCGCAGCGGCGCCGGACATTCGTGCGGAGACCATGCGAATCTCCTTCGATGCGCCCGTTCCCTACTACCCGTACTTCGAGCCCAGCCAGCCAAAGGGCGTCAGCCAAAGCGACTCGCGCATGCTCGAGCTCTGGGTGGCGAGTGCGCATGCTGCCGTGCCAGTTGCGGCCAAGCGCGAGGGCGAACGAGTGACGTGGGTGAAGCCGATGGCCGAAGGTGACCAGCACCTCAACGCTCGCGAATCCTTGGCCCTCGCCCTTGGAGACGAAAAGAAGTGGCTACCGGAGGGCGATCTCCGCGTTCAGACCTTCATCGACCAGAAGCGATCCCGCGAGGGCTACGGCGACGTGCTGTTCGTGGCCAGAGACAAGCGCGAGTTGGACGCAGCGACGCTTGACCAACTGAAAGCGCTCCTTCCTATCCTCGATCCCAGCCTTGTTGGAGGTGGAGAATGA
- a CDS encoding S8 family serine peptidase: MNRQHRYRVILRALQLGAVVASASGAAWAGGPSPTEPPREQFEAKGEVLVDFEDDVGESDLSLLFARLSARATPTPLAADTKSYVLDVAPARVDELLRELGKDSRVEIVEPNHRVRALFVPDDPLLSEQWHLARVGAQRAWDFSTGRGVTVAVVDTGIACQSFGPFTKASDLSDTKCVAGFDFVNRRSDVADDNGHGTHVAGTIAQSTNNGVGAAGLAFGARLMPVKVLNAQGWGTFASVADGIRFAANHHADVINLSLGGPFVSRAVEKAIRHARSKGVVVVAAAGNSGGAVEFPGRSESAIGVSATDDADHLARFSCRGEGVDLAAPGVGVLQQSVCDGGKNACELYPSWSGTSMAAPHVAGAAALLASMGVTRPAAVERILYATANSVDDREAAAGFGHGLLDVGAAVQRAALRKVLSRTLSLAVLIYVVFRGLRRRRAATASPWTPGFLFTALLTGPGLLFFAPFWLPRTGLAVDWLSRPLADWDLLLGTQLHAALPLANVFVPLGITLLLLGARGSRLPLAGLSLGTASYLFAEVLLQDLAFPLGAAAFTVWAGLNAVLCVLLARLVLARAS; the protein is encoded by the coding sequence GTGAACCGGCAACACCGGTACCGGGTGATTCTTCGAGCGCTCCAGCTCGGCGCAGTCGTGGCGTCTGCGAGCGGCGCGGCTTGGGCGGGAGGTCCCAGTCCCACGGAACCGCCCCGGGAGCAGTTCGAAGCCAAGGGCGAAGTGCTGGTGGACTTCGAAGACGACGTCGGAGAAAGCGACCTGAGTTTGCTGTTCGCGCGGCTATCCGCGCGCGCGACCCCAACCCCGCTTGCCGCTGACACGAAGAGCTACGTGCTCGACGTCGCGCCCGCCCGGGTGGACGAACTCTTGCGCGAGCTGGGCAAGGACTCCCGGGTCGAGATCGTGGAGCCCAATCACCGCGTCCGTGCTCTGTTCGTGCCAGATGACCCGCTACTCTCGGAGCAATGGCATCTCGCGCGCGTGGGCGCCCAACGTGCATGGGACTTCTCGACGGGACGAGGCGTCACGGTCGCCGTGGTCGACACGGGCATTGCGTGTCAGAGCTTCGGTCCCTTTACCAAGGCGAGCGACCTGTCCGACACCAAGTGCGTTGCGGGCTTCGACTTCGTCAACCGGCGCAGCGACGTTGCCGACGACAACGGGCACGGTACTCACGTGGCGGGGACGATCGCGCAATCCACGAACAACGGGGTGGGCGCGGCCGGCCTGGCGTTTGGCGCGCGCCTCATGCCGGTCAAGGTGTTGAATGCCCAGGGCTGGGGGACCTTCGCCAGCGTGGCCGACGGCATTCGCTTCGCCGCAAACCATCACGCGGACGTCATCAATCTGAGTCTGGGTGGCCCTTTCGTTTCTCGGGCGGTGGAAAAGGCGATTCGCCATGCGCGCAGTAAGGGCGTGGTGGTGGTCGCGGCGGCCGGGAACAGCGGTGGCGCCGTGGAATTCCCCGGCCGCAGCGAAAGCGCCATCGGGGTGAGTGCCACCGACGACGCGGATCATCTGGCGCGATTCTCGTGCCGCGGGGAAGGCGTGGATCTCGCCGCTCCGGGTGTGGGCGTGCTGCAGCAGTCCGTGTGCGACGGCGGCAAGAACGCGTGCGAGCTCTATCCAAGCTGGAGTGGAACGAGCATGGCCGCACCCCACGTAGCCGGCGCGGCGGCGCTGCTCGCCAGTATGGGTGTCACGCGCCCCGCCGCCGTGGAGCGCATCCTCTATGCAACGGCCAATTCCGTCGACGATCGCGAAGCGGCCGCAGGTTTCGGCCACGGACTGCTCGACGTTGGAGCGGCCGTCCAGCGCGCCGCGCTGCGCAAGGTGTTGTCCAGGACGCTGTCCTTGGCGGTGCTCATCTACGTCGTGTTCCGCGGATTGCGCCGCCGACGCGCGGCTACCGCGAGTCCCTGGACGCCTGGGTTCTTGTTCACGGCGCTGCTGACCGGGCCTGGGCTGCTCTTCTTCGCGCCCTTCTGGCTGCCACGCACGGGCTTGGCGGTCGACTGGCTCTCGCGTCCGCTAGCGGACTGGGATCTGCTGCTCGGCACTCAGCTGCACGCTGCACTGCCCCTCGCCAACGTGTTCGTACCTCTCGGTATCACGCTCCTGTTGCTAGGGGCGCGGGGCTCGCGTCTGCCTCTCGCCGGACTATCCCTGGGTACCGCGAGCTACTTGTTTGCAGAAGTGCTGCTCCAGGATCTCGCGTTCCCCCTTGGGGCTGCCGCTTTCACGGTTTGGGCGGGGCTGAACGCCGTCTTGTGCGTGCTGCTGGCGCGACTAGTCCTAGCGCGCGCGAGCTAG
- a CDS encoding aspartate aminotransferase family protein encodes MPTEAELVAKAQRYLYPNYRQPDLVMSHGKGAELWDKSGKRYLDLFAGIAVSTLGHAHPVLMEAINDQAGRLVHLSNYFYNEPNILLAEKLCQLSGMSRAFLCNSGTEAMEAMLKLCRRHFYARGETERFHILAFDGSFHGRTLGALAATGQKKYRDGFGPLPGVTHVPFGDLAAVEAALTQDVAGVVVEPIQGEGGVLPAPPGFLRGLRDLTRERGALLLLDEIQTGVGRTGRFLACQHDDVVPDAVSMAKGLAGGVPIGAMLCGEHLADALPPGSHGTTFGGNPLASRVALAVLQAMDDLALMQTTEKLGEFLAERLAVLARRHEKHVETSRGKGLLWALVLRPEVDAREVMTRLRDAGVLLTLAGGQGLRLSPPLIITEAQLNEGLVAIDRVLGEL; translated from the coding sequence ATGCCCACCGAAGCGGAGCTGGTTGCCAAGGCCCAGCGCTACCTCTACCCCAACTATCGCCAGCCCGACCTCGTGATGAGTCACGGCAAGGGAGCTGAGTTGTGGGACAAGTCCGGCAAGCGCTACCTCGATCTGTTCGCTGGCATCGCCGTGAGCACGCTGGGGCACGCGCATCCGGTGCTGATGGAGGCCATCAACGATCAGGCGGGCCGACTCGTCCACCTGTCCAACTACTTCTACAATGAGCCGAACATCCTGCTGGCGGAGAAGCTCTGCCAGCTTTCCGGAATGTCTCGGGCGTTCCTGTGCAACTCCGGCACCGAGGCCATGGAGGCGATGCTCAAGTTGTGCCGCCGTCACTTCTACGCGCGGGGCGAGACGGAGCGCTTCCACATCCTTGCCTTCGACGGCTCCTTCCACGGTCGCACCCTGGGCGCCCTGGCCGCCACGGGGCAGAAGAAGTACCGCGATGGCTTCGGCCCACTCCCGGGAGTCACCCACGTGCCCTTCGGGGATCTCGCAGCCGTCGAGGCGGCGCTGACCCAGGACGTCGCAGGCGTCGTAGTCGAACCCATTCAAGGAGAAGGCGGCGTCTTGCCAGCACCTCCCGGATTCCTGCGCGGCCTGCGCGATCTCACTCGTGAACGAGGCGCGCTGCTACTGCTGGATGAGATCCAGACCGGGGTGGGTCGCACCGGACGCTTCTTGGCATGCCAACACGACGACGTGGTGCCCGACGCCGTGAGCATGGCGAAAGGCCTTGCGGGCGGCGTGCCCATTGGCGCGATGCTGTGCGGCGAACATCTTGCTGATGCGTTGCCACCTGGCAGCCACGGCACGACCTTCGGCGGGAACCCCCTGGCTAGTCGCGTCGCCTTGGCCGTGCTGCAAGCGATGGACGATCTGGCTTTGATGCAGACCACGGAGAAGCTCGGGGAGTTCCTAGCCGAACGCCTGGCAGTCCTCGCTCGCCGCCACGAGAAGCACGTCGAAACGAGCCGTGGCAAAGGCCTGCTCTGGGCCCTGGTGCTGCGCCCGGAGGTGGATGCTCGAGAAGTGATGACCCGCCTGCGCGACGCCGGCGTGTTGCTGACCCTTGCCGGGGGTCAGGGCCTTCGGCTCAGCCCGCCGCTGATCATCACCGAAGCGCAATTGAACGAAGGACTGGTCGCCATCGACCGTGTGCTGGGAGAACTCTGA
- the argF gene encoding ornithine carbamoyltransferase → MPHLLSLSDLGKKSLLKLLDRADKHKDKRGQVGTKALAGKCVALVFEKASTRTRISLEVAVVELGGHPLVITSQGSQMGRGEPIRDTARVLSRMVHGITFRTSGPERLVEMAESSRVPVLNALTDTSHPMQLLADLMTVRRTRGKLTGLRYAWVGDGNNMAASWIEAAGLLGLELTLGCPNGYLPESGLVDAANDRGGRVRVVTDARAAVEGADVVSTDVFTSMGQEAETKKRLQAFEGYRLTSQLLRGASENVVVLHCLPAHRGEEIDDDVIEGPRSFVWDQAEARLHTAKAALEWALG, encoded by the coding sequence ATGCCGCATCTGCTTTCGTTGTCGGACTTGGGCAAGAAATCGCTACTGAAGTTGTTGGATCGTGCGGACAAGCACAAGGACAAGCGCGGACAAGTCGGCACCAAGGCGTTGGCCGGCAAGTGTGTCGCGCTGGTTTTCGAGAAGGCGTCGACACGGACGCGGATTTCCCTCGAGGTCGCCGTCGTCGAACTGGGGGGTCACCCCTTGGTGATCACCAGTCAAGGAAGTCAGATGGGACGAGGGGAGCCGATTCGCGACACCGCGCGCGTGCTGTCGCGGATGGTGCACGGCATCACCTTTCGCACCAGCGGTCCGGAGCGTTTGGTGGAGATGGCGGAATCGAGCCGCGTACCCGTGCTCAATGCGCTGACGGACACGAGCCACCCCATGCAGTTGCTCGCGGATCTGATGACCGTGCGGCGAACCCGCGGCAAGCTCACGGGACTGCGCTACGCCTGGGTGGGCGACGGCAACAACATGGCCGCGTCTTGGATCGAAGCGGCCGGGCTACTGGGCTTGGAGCTGACCTTGGGTTGTCCGAACGGCTATCTGCCCGAGAGCGGTTTGGTCGACGCTGCCAACGACCGGGGTGGGCGCGTGCGCGTGGTGACGGATGCCCGTGCCGCCGTCGAAGGGGCGGACGTGGTCAGCACCGACGTCTTCACCAGCATGGGGCAGGAAGCGGAAACCAAGAAGCGCCTGCAAGCCTTCGAGGGATACCGACTGACCTCGCAGTTGCTGCGCGGCGCCAGCGAGAACGTCGTAGTGCTGCACTGCCTTCCCGCACATCGCGGGGAGGAGATCGACGATGACGTGATCGAGGGTCCTCGGAGTTTCGTCTGGGATCAAGCCGAGGCACGCCTGCACACCGCCAAAGCAGCGCTGGAGTGGGCGCTGGGGTGA
- a CDS encoding HNH endonuclease encodes MTARTLVLTPWYVPQCIVSWQDAITLLYLKKAEAVVNYDEVVRSPTVAMALPAVIRLKTKVKVGKRSVKFSRINVYLRDGFACAYCSRKLPVSQLTYDHVIPRCRGGLTVWENIVTACYDCNAKKADKTLEEVGMRPRVRPQRPHSLPLPPVVFDVSRAPAEWQDFCQALPRVASSA; translated from the coding sequence ATGACCGCGCGAACTCTCGTTCTGACCCCGTGGTACGTGCCGCAGTGCATCGTGAGCTGGCAGGACGCGATCACGCTGCTCTACCTGAAAAAGGCCGAGGCCGTAGTGAACTACGACGAAGTGGTTCGCTCGCCGACGGTCGCCATGGCGCTGCCGGCGGTGATCCGCCTGAAGACCAAGGTCAAGGTAGGCAAGCGAAGCGTGAAGTTCTCGCGCATCAACGTCTACCTGCGCGACGGTTTCGCGTGTGCGTACTGCAGCCGCAAGCTGCCGGTGAGCCAGCTCACCTACGACCACGTGATCCCGCGCTGCCGCGGTGGTCTCACCGTATGGGAGAACATCGTGACGGCCTGCTACGACTGCAACGCCAAGAAGGCAGACAAGACGCTGGAAGAGGTCGGCATGCGTCCGCGCGTGCGACCGCAGCGTCCGCACAGCCTGCCGCTGCCGCCGGTGGTGTTCGACGTGAGTCGGGCGCCGGCGGAATGGCAGGACTTCTGCCAAGCGCTGCCGCGCGTCGCGAGCAGCGCGTGA
- a CDS encoding methyltransferase domain-containing protein — MRSSAAAARQRLKQQRHTFDEVAALYANARPGVPEAAVAGLFQALGLQRGAHVVEVGCGTGQLTSHLVARGLVVLALDPGAELLRECEARVPDPTYVASTFEAWRPTTRYAAVLACQAAHWIVPDAFIERSFEALTADGSIGLLWHVDVSQDTEFWRATEPLYARYLPDADDKPPRTIPLHIEHYRQALAADARFRLSASARWPWVRSFDEAAYLRLLETQSPVRLLGAEERRAFLDGHLEVIRRQGGRVERKYDTVLVHAVRC; from the coding sequence ATGCGGTCTTCCGCCGCAGCCGCGAGGCAACGCTTGAAGCAACAACGGCATACTTTCGACGAAGTGGCAGCTCTGTACGCGAACGCACGTCCCGGCGTGCCCGAGGCTGCCGTGGCAGGGTTGTTTCAGGCCCTCGGACTGCAGCGCGGCGCGCACGTCGTCGAGGTGGGCTGCGGCACGGGACAGCTGACTTCGCACTTGGTGGCGCGCGGGCTCGTCGTCTTGGCGCTCGATCCAGGCGCGGAGCTCCTGCGCGAGTGTGAGGCGCGCGTGCCCGATCCGACCTACGTCGCTTCCACCTTCGAGGCTTGGCGGCCGACGACCCGCTACGCGGCGGTGCTGGCTTGTCAGGCAGCGCACTGGATTGTGCCGGATGCGTTCATCGAACGAAGCTTCGAGGCCCTGACCGCGGACGGAAGTATCGGGCTGTTGTGGCATGTCGACGTGTCGCAGGACACGGAGTTCTGGCGCGCCACGGAGCCCCTCTACGCGCGCTACCTGCCCGATGCCGACGACAAGCCACCGCGCACGATCCCGCTGCACATCGAGCACTACCGGCAAGCGCTGGCGGCCGACGCACGCTTTCGCTTGTCGGCGTCGGCGCGCTGGCCGTGGGTCCGCAGCTTCGACGAGGCCGCGTATTTGCGCCTGCTCGAGACGCAGTCGCCGGTGCGACTACTGGGCGCGGAGGAGCGCCGGGCGTTTCTCGACGGGCATTTGGAGGTCATTCGCCGCCAGGGCGGCCGCGTCGAGCGCAAATACGACACAGTGCTCGTGCATGCTGTCCGGTGTTGA
- a CDS encoding AgmX/PglI C-terminal domain-containing protein gives MSSYSHFAGFVLLTSLVTACDKKPVSDSSPSTTPAAPTVAQSSTPPVATASTVPPPPTAEPTVPGPASGTPDEREAAVLALVQGASSADEIPVEATEEGEPLNPELRSRLAPLRQVRIRFGAITVIGGLPKEVIQRIVRRQIGQLRRCYSSGLDDNPNLQGRVAVKLVIDKTGTVKSAQNGNSDLPDSKVVSCVVSSLNRVQFPEPSGGGIVTASIPLLFMPN, from the coding sequence ATGAGTTCGTACTCCCACTTCGCCGGATTCGTCCTGCTCACGTCTCTGGTCACTGCGTGTGACAAGAAACCAGTGAGCGACAGCTCACCCTCCACGACGCCCGCCGCACCGACGGTGGCGCAGTCGAGTACGCCGCCCGTGGCGACGGCAAGCACAGTTCCTCCGCCCCCGACGGCAGAGCCAACAGTTCCAGGCCCGGCATCCGGAACGCCTGACGAGCGGGAAGCCGCCGTGCTAGCGCTCGTGCAGGGCGCGAGCTCTGCCGACGAGATTCCCGTGGAGGCAACGGAAGAGGGTGAACCCCTCAACCCCGAGCTGCGCTCCCGTCTCGCGCCGTTGCGACAGGTGCGAATCCGCTTCGGTGCCATCACCGTGATTGGCGGCCTGCCCAAAGAGGTCATCCAGCGCATCGTGCGGCGGCAGATCGGCCAGCTGCGTCGGTGCTACTCGAGCGGACTCGACGACAATCCGAATCTGCAGGGACGCGTCGCCGTCAAGCTCGTCATCGACAAGACGGGCACGGTGAAAAGCGCGCAAAACGGAAACTCCGACCTTCCGGACAGCAAGGTCGTCAGCTGCGTGGTGAGCTCCCTAAACCGCGTGCAGTTTCCGGAGCCGAGCGGCGGCGGCATCGTAACAGCGTCCATTCCGCTGTTGTTCATGCCGAACTGA
- a CDS encoding DUF4352 domain-containing protein, with translation MRFVRGLGIPVMVVAVALLACKKKSSSTTGAATTTPAPKPTLEAPVLPETPASPLKLNAAAKLDGVTLTISEYKDCRLSNFYSRRSLAKKKQKLVAINVLFEGNGEKEHNVSYSNFKVTDPEGMAFRSTFRSGSDCEPLLKSSRIGVGEKTKGWVVFEVPETLAKPTITFTNRRPYRFRTPANEQEQKVSFNP, from the coding sequence ATGCGGTTTGTGCGAGGCTTGGGAATTCCAGTGATGGTCGTTGCGGTTGCCTTGCTGGCCTGCAAGAAGAAGAGCTCCTCCACCACGGGGGCAGCGACGACGACTCCAGCCCCCAAGCCGACGCTCGAAGCGCCAGTGCTGCCGGAGACGCCTGCCAGCCCTCTAAAGCTGAATGCGGCTGCCAAGCTCGACGGCGTGACGTTGACCATCTCGGAGTACAAGGACTGCCGTCTGTCCAACTTCTACAGCCGGCGTAGCCTGGCGAAGAAGAAGCAGAAGCTGGTCGCCATCAACGTGCTGTTCGAGGGGAATGGGGAAAAGGAGCACAACGTCTCCTACTCCAACTTCAAGGTGACCGATCCCGAGGGCATGGCGTTTCGATCCACGTTCCGCAGCGGCAGCGATTGCGAACCCCTGCTGAAATCCAGCCGCATCGGTGTCGGGGAAAAGACGAAGGGATGGGTGGTGTTCGAGGTGCCCGAGACCCTGGCCAAGCCTACGATCACCTTCACCAACCGGCGTCCCTATCGCTTCCGTACCCCTGCGAATGAGCAGGAACAGAAGGTCTCCTTCAACCCCTAG